A window of Desulfovibrio desulfuricans DSM 642 contains these coding sequences:
- a CDS encoding HlyD family secretion protein, producing MPEPIYLQMPEPRLKKHGRMFLRLLPLWVIGCLVAAGWWWIESGRVTSTWAMLDGMVYAVSSEFPAKVESVAVREGDRVKKGQVLARLDARTYAGRVGEAGREAAGLRAMAGPPSIEETAARLRQAQDSEQEMVRRIALARHDEDLKQKAREERVAEHVRAQLALRTLDSQGGEHAVGRARYAAAKQVEAQTRLAKERAIVEFEQVSLVRAAIDQELARVRAEALRYKQLASSNRYAPKYVAGALGAAMNAVPQNAVDGNLYAPQDGRILRGIAMPGQSVQRGESVVLLLPEGKEAQKSFWLLAFFTQDAANALKPGQKCSITLKNDTKLEGRVYDRLDPQPLPPNALADSKDASETATRPEVYVPVRITISDGEGKQFEPGMLGKCEVMTRVFWN from the coding sequence ATGCCCGAACCAATATATTTGCAAATGCCCGAACCCAGACTGAAAAAGCATGGCCGCATGTTTTTGCGCCTGCTGCCCCTGTGGGTGATAGGCTGTCTGGTTGCCGCCGGGTGGTGGTGGATTGAATCTGGCCGTGTAACCAGCACCTGGGCCATGCTCGACGGCATGGTGTATGCCGTTTCGTCCGAATTCCCCGCCAAGGTCGAATCCGTGGCTGTTCGAGAGGGCGACCGCGTCAAAAAAGGGCAGGTCTTGGCCCGGCTGGACGCCAGAACTTATGCTGGCCGTGTGGGCGAAGCCGGGCGCGAGGCAGCCGGTCTGCGCGCTATGGCTGGCCCGCCGAGCATTGAAGAAACCGCAGCCCGCCTCAGACAGGCGCAGGATTCGGAACAGGAGATGGTGCGCCGCATTGCACTGGCGAGGCATGATGAAGATCTCAAACAGAAGGCGCGCGAAGAACGCGTGGCAGAGCATGTGCGCGCCCAGCTTGCCCTGCGCACCCTCGATAGCCAGGGCGGTGAACACGCTGTGGGCAGAGCGCGCTACGCAGCCGCCAAACAGGTGGAAGCTCAGACCCGCCTTGCCAAGGAACGGGCCATTGTGGAATTTGAACAGGTCAGCCTTGTGCGCGCAGCTATAGATCAGGAGCTTGCCCGAGTGCGCGCGGAAGCACTGCGGTACAAACAGTTGGCCTCAAGCAACCGCTATGCGCCAAAATATGTGGCAGGGGCCTTGGGCGCTGCCATGAATGCAGTGCCGCAAAATGCTGTGGACGGCAATCTCTACGCCCCGCAAGATGGGCGCATTCTGCGCGGCATCGCCATGCCGGGGCAGTCTGTGCAGCGCGGCGAATCCGTGGTCTTGCTGTTGCCCGAGGGCAAAGAAGCGCAAAAATCCTTTTGGCTGTTGGCCTTTTTTACGCAGGATGCCGCCAATGCCCTCAAACCGGGCCAGAAGTGTTCTATCACCCTGAAAAACGATACCAAGCTTGAAGGGCGCGTCTATGACAGGCTCGACCCGCAGCCCCTGCCGCCCAATGCCCTTGCGGATAGCAAGGATGCCAGTGAAACTGCGACCCGCCCGGAAGTTTACGTGCCCGTGCGCATAACCATCAGTGATGGCGAGGGCAAGCAGTTTGAACCTGGCATGTTGGGGAAGTGCGAGGTTATGACGAGGGTTTTCTGGAATTAG
- a CDS encoding manganese-dependent inorganic pyrophosphatase has translation MSALVIGHMNPDTDSIISAIAAADLYSKRGLDVTPAAQGAPTPETEFVLKKFGLTAPQVVADVAGKNLYLVDYSDLAQAPKGMDSACVLGIADHHKLGDVTTSAPLEAWIWPVGCTCTVLKNMFDFYGVEISKGIAGGMLCAILSDTVIFKSPTCTPADKKAVEELAKIAGVSDVMTLGMEMFKVKSAVEGTSMKDLVFRDYKDFDMGGKKVGIGQLEVVDLSILEPVKAGLQAEIARVKGEGRHSVFLLLTDIMKEGSEMLIVSDDPSVVEKAFGVKAEGKSVWLPGVMSRKKQVVPNFEKAFK, from the coding sequence ATGTCCGCATTAGTTATTGGTCACATGAATCCTGATACCGACAGCATCATTTCTGCCATTGCCGCCGCCGACCTGTACAGCAAGCGCGGTCTGGACGTTACCCCTGCCGCCCAGGGCGCGCCCACTCCTGAAACCGAATTCGTGCTCAAGAAGTTCGGTCTCACCGCTCCCCAGGTTGTTGCCGATGTGGCTGGCAAAAATCTGTATCTGGTGGACTATTCCGATCTGGCTCAGGCCCCCAAGGGAATGGATTCCGCCTGTGTGCTCGGTATCGCTGATCACCACAAGCTTGGTGATGTGACCACCTCCGCGCCCCTGGAAGCCTGGATCTGGCCCGTGGGCTGCACCTGCACCGTGCTGAAGAACATGTTTGACTTCTACGGCGTGGAAATTTCCAAGGGCATCGCTGGCGGCATGCTGTGCGCCATCCTCTCCGATACCGTTATCTTCAAGTCCCCCACCTGCACCCCCGCCGACAAGAAGGCCGTTGAAGAACTGGCCAAGATCGCGGGCGTGAGCGACGTGATGACTCTGGGCATGGAAATGTTCAAGGTCAAGAGCGCCGTTGAAGGCACCTCCATGAAGGACCTGGTCTTCCGTGACTACAAGGACTTCGACATGGGCGGCAAGAAAGTTGGCATCGGCCAGCTCGAAGTGGTCGACCTTTCCATTCTGGAACCCGTCAAGGCCGGCCTTCAGGCCGAAATCGCCCGCGTGAAGGGCGAAGGCCGTCACAGCGTGTTCCTGCTGCTCACCGACATCATGAAGGAAGGCTCTGAAATGCTGATCGTTTCTGACGATCCTTCCGTGGTGGAAAAAGCTTTTGGCGTGAAGGCCGAAGGCAAATCCGTGTGGCTGCCCGGCGTGATGAGCCGCAAAAAGCAGGTCGTGCCCAACTTTGAAAAGGCTTTCAAGTAA
- the queD gene encoding 6-carboxytetrahydropterin synthase QueD produces the protein MDIYVTMTFDAAHRLPAVPAGHKCGNLHGHTFVVEVYVQGEVSETNGWVVDFGDIKATAKSYVDQLDHTYLNDIEGLENPTSENIAIWLWGKLDPQIRGLSKIVVKESPTSGAVYTGK, from the coding sequence CGTTACTATGACGTTTGACGCGGCGCATCGGCTGCCCGCTGTACCGGCAGGCCACAAATGCGGCAATCTGCATGGGCATACTTTTGTTGTTGAAGTTTATGTGCAGGGCGAAGTGTCTGAAACCAATGGCTGGGTTGTTGATTTTGGCGACATTAAAGCGACTGCGAAGTCGTATGTTGACCAGCTGGATCACACGTATCTGAATGATATTGAAGGGCTTGAAAATCCCACCAGCGAAAATATCGCCATCTGGCTCTGGGGCAAGCTGGATCCCCAGATCAGGGGGCTTTCAAAAATCGTGGTTAAGGAAAGCCCCACGTCTGGCGCCGTGTACACCGGGAAGTAG